A genome region from Armatimonadota bacterium includes the following:
- a CDS encoding Gfo/Idh/MocA family oxidoreductase, translating to MAEKVRVGMIGCGGIARGHAARLIKNPDAEIVALADPSEESIARLKEFIQAGHGGLDEQQKKALDNVPVFKDYREMLDKVEMDAVEIATPHTLHFEQAMESINRGLHVCLEKPMVCCVEHANKLIANAEEKKRIIVVSYQRHYQPQYRYIKKVVDEGGIGKVTFVSALQCQNWKKGTAGKWRQVPELSGGGQLNDSGSHLIDIILWTTGLAVEEVFAYIDNCGTPVDINSALALKFKESAQGTVSIVGDAPTFYEDFTIWGEEGILFYRNGQLSQCGADGKIFQPEDLPPASDPDTNFVDAILGRDKVWAPPICGLRVIELTEAAWKSAEKGCAVPVGSLG from the coding sequence ATGGCGGAAAAAGTTAGAGTAGGCATGATTGGCTGTGGCGGAATAGCACGAGGTCATGCAGCACGGCTAATCAAGAATCCGGATGCAGAAATTGTTGCTCTTGCAGACCCAAGCGAGGAAAGCATTGCTCGCCTAAAGGAATTTATTCAAGCTGGGCACGGCGGTCTCGATGAACAGCAAAAGAAGGCTCTCGATAATGTTCCCGTGTTTAAAGACTACCGCGAAATGCTCGACAAAGTTGAAATGGATGCGGTGGAGATTGCAACTCCACATACCCTTCACTTTGAACAAGCAATGGAATCTATCAACCGTGGCCTTCATGTGTGCTTGGAAAAACCAATGGTTTGCTGTGTTGAGCATGCAAATAAGCTAATTGCCAACGCCGAAGAAAAGAAACGCATAATTGTTGTTTCATACCAGCGTCATTATCAACCTCAATATCGCTATATTAAGAAGGTGGTCGACGAAGGCGGGATTGGGAAGGTTACATTTGTTTCAGCTCTGCAGTGCCAGAACTGGAAAAAAGGCACAGCAGGCAAGTGGAGGCAGGTCCCAGAGCTTAGCGGCGGTGGTCAGCTGAACGATTCCGGCAGCCATCTTATTGACATTATTCTTTGGACAACTGGTTTAGCGGTTGAAGAAGTTTTTGCCTATATTGACAACTGCGGCACACCAGTGGACATAAACTCCGCCCTTGCTCTCAAGTTTAAAGAAAGTGCCCAAGGAACTGTCAGCATTGTTGGCGATGCACCTACATTTTACGAAGACTTCACAATTTGGGGCGAGGAAGGGATACTCTTCTATCGTAACGGCCAGCTCAGCCAATGCGGCGCTGATGGCAAAATCTTCCAACCTGAGGATCTTCCACCCGCTTCGGACCCGGATACAAACTTCGTTGACGCAATTTTGGGCAGAGATAAGGTCTGGGCACCCCCGATTTGTGGTTTGCGGGTAATCGAGCTCACCGAGGCTGCTTGGAAGTCAGCCGAAAAGGGCTGTGCTGTCCCCGTGGGGAGTTTAGGTTGA
- a CDS encoding MFS transporter, which produces MGETTITESSVSKNKPASEGNLWLILLVAWLGWMFDGMEMGFYSVLAAPALKELLKIEDATAIAPTVTHMFALFLLGAALGGFIFGRLGDKIGRTKTMILTIGLYSLCTGLTALTQNVWQFGLCRFIGAMGLGGEWGLGIALVMETWPNARRPVLAGLLGSAANVGFLVSSLINLAIGGMVSWRYIFAIGLAPALLTLIIRIGVKEPERWMRVRERKERQDVLQIFEGPYLRKTVVCLILSSISIVGTWGIFQLIPTWVNAMVGGLAPDERARSAMYMAFGQIFGSFIGGPMAEWFGRRISFSLYCIGSLASGLIMYSMVHEYGPFLLGMAVVMGIFTTTFFGWFPLYLPEIYPTRIRATGEGLTFNFGRILAAVAVFNTGYIVKALGGYAQQGFWMSFVFALGLILIWLVPETKGCELPE; this is translated from the coding sequence ATGGGCGAAACTACAATTACCGAATCAAGTGTTTCTAAGAATAAACCAGCCAGTGAAGGCAATCTGTGGTTGATTTTACTGGTTGCATGGCTTGGTTGGATGTTCGATGGAATGGAGATGGGATTCTATTCCGTACTGGCTGCTCCAGCGCTGAAGGAGCTCCTAAAAATTGAAGATGCAACCGCAATTGCTCCCACAGTCACCCATATGTTCGCGCTTTTCCTCCTGGGAGCGGCGTTGGGTGGCTTTATCTTTGGACGGCTTGGTGACAAGATAGGCCGCACCAAGACGATGATCCTTACCATAGGCTTATATTCGCTCTGTACAGGATTAACAGCGCTTACGCAGAACGTTTGGCAATTCGGTTTGTGCCGATTCATCGGCGCAATGGGCCTTGGTGGTGAGTGGGGACTCGGCATAGCACTCGTGATGGAGACCTGGCCAAATGCTCGGCGTCCTGTTCTAGCTGGGCTTCTTGGGAGTGCTGCTAATGTTGGATTTTTAGTTAGCTCGCTTATTAATTTAGCAATTGGCGGCATGGTAAGCTGGCGTTACATATTTGCAATTGGACTCGCGCCTGCCCTGCTTACTTTAATTATTCGGATTGGCGTAAAAGAGCCTGAGCGGTGGATGCGCGTGCGCGAGCGCAAGGAACGTCAAGATGTCCTCCAAATATTCGAAGGTCCCTATCTCCGCAAGACTGTTGTCTGCCTCATTTTATCCTCGATAAGCATTGTGGGAACTTGGGGCATTTTCCAGCTCATACCTACTTGGGTAAATGCAATGGTTGGCGGACTAGCACCTGACGAGCGCGCTCGGTCGGCAATGTACATGGCGTTTGGGCAAATATTTGGCTCATTCATTGGCGGCCCTATGGCGGAATGGTTTGGACGGAGGATATCGTTCAGCTTATACTGCATTGGAAGCCTGGCATCTGGTTTAATAATGTACAGCATGGTACATGAGTACGGACCATTCCTTCTTGGAATGGCTGTTGTAATGGGCATCTTCACAACCACTTTTTTCGGGTGGTTCCCACTCTATTTGCCTGAAATCTATCCGACTCGCATTCGCGCTACCGGAGAAGGGCTTACATTCAACTTCGGGCGAATTCTCGCGGCAGTGGCTGTGTTTAACACGGGGTATATAGTGAAGGCACTTGGCGGTTACGCCCAACAAGGATTCTGGATGTCTTTTGTATTTGCTCTGGGCCTTATACTCATTTGGCTCGTCCCAGAAACCAAAGGCTGCGAATTGCCAGAATAA
- a CDS encoding prepilin-type N-terminal cleavage/methylation domain-containing protein — MAERLFGVTCRALVEKGIWAKTRARFVYNKLSSSLQIREDGFSLIELLVVIAIIALLAAILFPVFISARQAAAKAKCAANLKQLVLANRLYAQDYDGRFVPAAVDIFDGSGGHWRWHGWRETSDGRTKFQPEKGPLFPYLGKSAEVKECPLVGLLDRTGNAFESGGGGYGYNAMYIGGSYWLYGMTPQAAQTTAAIHMVKHPERTVMFTDTAMPQGYPSQHLIEYSFCEPPYFVDARGVSKTHTMPSIHFRHNGRANVAWCDGHVSSEAMTFTIPKNNYRGDNRRFKVGWFGPDSNELFDLE, encoded by the coding sequence ATGGCAGAGCGTTTGTTCGGCGTAACTTGCCGGGCTCTCGTTGAAAAAGGCATCTGGGCGAAGACGAGAGCCCGTTTTGTTTATAATAAGCTTTCATCTTCTCTGCAAATAAGAGAGGATGGTTTTTCACTAATCGAGCTTCTCGTTGTCATTGCAATTATTGCATTGCTGGCCGCAATCTTATTCCCCGTTTTTATATCTGCACGACAGGCAGCAGCCAAGGCGAAGTGTGCAGCAAACCTTAAGCAACTTGTTCTAGCCAACCGACTTTATGCCCAAGACTATGACGGTAGGTTCGTTCCTGCGGCTGTGGACATTTTCGATGGTTCTGGAGGACATTGGCGTTGGCATGGATGGCGAGAGACATCAGATGGCAGGACAAAATTCCAGCCTGAGAAGGGCCCGCTGTTTCCATATTTAGGCAAAAGCGCAGAAGTCAAAGAATGTCCCTTGGTAGGCTTGCTTGATAGGACCGGAAATGCTTTTGAGTCAGGTGGTGGCGGCTACGGGTACAACGCTATGTACATTGGGGGAAGTTATTGGCTTTACGGCATGACCCCCCAGGCTGCTCAGACGACAGCGGCAATACATATGGTCAAGCATCCAGAACGCACTGTCATGTTCACAGACACTGCGATGCCCCAGGGCTATCCAAGTCAACATCTCATTGAGTATTCCTTCTGCGAACCTCCTTATTTTGTTGATGCGAGAGGCGTATCCAAAACCCACACCATGCCGTCTATCCATTTTAGACACAACGGGCGGGCGAACGTAGCCTGGTGTGATGGGCATGTGTCGTCTGAGGCGATGACGTTTACTATTCCAAAAAACAACTATAGAGGCGACAATAGGAGATTCAAGGTTGGCTGGTTTGGTCCTGATAGCAACGAGTTATTTGACCTTGAATGA
- a CDS encoding PEP-CTERM sorting domain-containing protein (PEP-CTERM proteins occur, often in large numbers, in the proteomes of bacteria that also encode an exosortase, a predicted intramembrane cysteine proteinase. The presence of a PEP-CTERM domain at a protein's C-terminus predicts cleavage within the sorting domain, followed by covalent anchoring to some some component of the (usually Gram-negative) cell surface. Many PEP-CTERM proteins exhibit an unusual sequence composition that includes large numbers of potential glycosylation sites. Expression of one such protein has been shown restore the ability of a bacterium to form floc, a type of biofilm.), producing the protein MVKKSFLLIATIALLSFAGLAYAAYLDGPNGYAVQDIVFQIQPGEYVAGFDRLPDGNFVAFSGSRIVKVTSDGNVSTLYTFNSPVYGSFVKVRGEAIYFGESSNGTIWQMGLDGSNPQLIGTLQNNFDLEFNSLGQAFVSANPGWAGQKVFLFDGTADEIVIGLSGYSGPLAFDGSDNLLYATAWARGGDSILLFSAADVASAIGPTSLTQADGQVLASSIGSPYDMELDVLGNIFFTSGGTLYKLANGSGVATGFASVHNPCHYLTTLRYSALDNSLSVLIGGDTVGVISTLTPVPEPGSLLSLSAMLAGAATMFRRRLCNGIRRRS; encoded by the coding sequence ATGGTTAAAAAAAGTTTCTTATTAATTGCGACAATTGCTCTATTAAGTTTTGCTGGACTTGCTTATGCGGCATACTTGGATGGGCCTAATGGTTATGCCGTTCAGGACATAGTGTTCCAAATACAACCTGGCGAATATGTTGCTGGTTTTGATAGGCTACCGGATGGCAACTTTGTGGCTTTTTCGGGGAGTCGCATCGTAAAGGTGACTAGTGATGGAAACGTGAGTACACTCTACACATTCAATTCGCCGGTCTATGGTTCATTTGTCAAAGTGAGAGGGGAAGCTATTTACTTTGGAGAGAGTTCAAATGGCACCATTTGGCAGATGGGTTTGGATGGTAGCAATCCACAGCTGATTGGGACGCTTCAGAATAATTTCGATTTGGAGTTTAATTCCTTAGGCCAAGCTTTCGTTTCGGCAAATCCTGGATGGGCAGGACAAAAGGTATTTTTATTTGATGGCACCGCTGATGAAATAGTAATTGGATTGAGTGGCTATTCTGGTCCTTTGGCATTCGATGGCTCGGACAATTTGTTATATGCAACTGCTTGGGCTCGCGGTGGCGACTCTATTTTGTTGTTCAGCGCTGCAGATGTAGCAAGCGCTATTGGCCCAACCAGTCTAACCCAGGCTGACGGCCAGGTCTTGGCAAGCTCTATCGGTTCTCCATATGATATGGAGCTAGATGTCTTGGGTAATATTTTCTTCACTAGCGGCGGCACACTTTACAAGCTGGCGAATGGTTCAGGAGTAGCAACCGGTTTTGCGTCGGTGCATAACCCTTGTCATTATCTTACTACTCTAAGGTATTCAGCTCTCGACAACAGTTTGTCAGTGCTGATTGGCGGAGACACAGTTGGGGTTATATCTACTTTGACGCCTGTGCCAGAGCCTGGATCGTTGCTCAGCCTATCAGCTATGCTGGCAGGTGCAGCCACGATGTTTAGAAGGCGGCTATGCAATGGAATAAGACGCAGATCCTAA